Genomic segment of Salvia hispanica cultivar TCC Black 2014 chromosome 2, UniMelb_Shisp_WGS_1.0, whole genome shotgun sequence:
tgtagtagaccccacattctacttactcattctcactcacattttattaaaaaactaatatgccactaactttttcaacccactttctattactccctccgtctcataaaagttgagacaaaacttttgggcacggagattaaaaatttatactccctccgtcccataaaagttgagacaaaatttttgggcacggagattaagaatttatattaaataaataggagagatgaaaaaagtaggaaagataagagagagtaaagtaaatgatggaataaagtaagagtgattagatgttttgtcttttgttaaaaaggaaatgactcaactttattgggacggactaaaaaggaatacgactcaacttttatgggacggagggagtattaaataaatagaagagatgaaaaaagtaggaaatataagagagagtaaagtaaatgatggaataaagtaagagtaattagatgttttgtcttttgttataaaaggaaatgactcaattttattgggacggactaaaaagaaatacgactcaacttttatggacggagagaatacatatcttaaaactcgtgccggatCAAATGGTGCCAAATTATTAGTGACAGAGGTAGTACTCAATTTAGCATTTTAGATAACAGACTAGAGCTAAGCAAAATAcctcaaatcaaaatttaaaatttggtttgattttttgtttgatatcaGTGTGGTTTAAATTACtgaaaaattttgatttttctaacCAGATGTATATAAACAGGAAAACCcaaatttatctttaatatTACGTATCTGGGAGTGATCAAtggctaactaattagcaattttaaactaagactaaatcttagtcattagattagaagatctagtagttgaaataatgtcacatgtattatatttttaattaaaaaaattaataaataaaattagagggtattaatgtcaatttcctttcattaaaatcatcttaaaattttaaatttacgtaactctctcgatttaaattattttttcacaaaaaatatatcaaattaaagataattttataaggattccaacgagatctcaattgcatatgttccgacgacgttcggatgatgaaatttgatattttttattttagttttcgtaaatgttgataaccagatttttatcaacaaatacatcaaaaaactcaataaaactatgaaaaaatctcaataaaaccatgtacgaaaatctcaataaatatatgttgatattttcttgtactagtgttgatattcttaagtcagattgttgatatttgtaatatactatgttgatataaaaaaacactcacgaaaattatcatatgataacataatgacaatattacccttttgttgatattttgtctactatttattgagattcgtaagatttaatctcatccactcattttaaaatttaaatataaagcGTTAGAATATGACTCTATATATCCCTTTCATTACCTTAAAATAGGACTACCTATCTGATAGGGCCCTCGATCTAGCAAATCTTGCCAAAGATCATCCTCAATATTCCTTTCTTGATTTTAGCATATATCTTAGTTTAGTTATTTATctttagatattttgtatatCTTTTGTAATCTTTTATTCTAATTATGTTTCTTGATTAGCAAGACACATGttagggtttagaattctatataatagaattctatcgtattttcattcattgagaattaagaaataaaatacttcttttctcattcttgttccaaaaccctagaacTTCAATTAGGtgtgtttatcatattttccaATCAATATCTGCCGTACGCGTGCTCTTTTTGCATCGATAGAACCTCACGTTCtatcaattggtgctttcTTGATTTACTCTTCTCCCACCACATATTCTCTCTACAACATCAGTCATGAACATCCATTTTGCCAACCATGACGATAAGTTCTTGACACACGGGCTCGAGCAGGAGTCCTTCGCACGACAACATGATGCGCTGAATCGAAGGCTCGATGAAACCTTAGCCAAACTTGCAGTTGCCGGCTTTATGGCGCCAAAGGAGCCGCCTGACCCTCCACCTGGAGTGACCGTGGAACGAGGATGGCAGCTACCGCCATCGCTTACGCAGGCACCGCCCGGCGTAGCACCTGCAGCCTTGCCTCGCCTACGAGTCGATCCTCCTCGTTTCGACGGACAGAATGCAGCCGAGTGGATTCGTCATATGCAGTATTATTACAACTACTACTATACCCCTCTATCCAATCGGTTGTACCTTACTCAATACTTGTTTGATCATCCGACGTCAGAATGGATGGCACGCTGGACGGATAATAATGTCGGAAAAGGTTGGGACGATTTTCTATTGGCAGTCTACCACCGCTTTGCTCCAGAATTAACCAAGGATGAGGTTTCACATATTGTTGATGATGATCAGTGGGTTGATCAACCTCCAATTATGGAATCAcccaaatatattatttctaatgGAATTGGTTTTGAAACAATCAATTGCTATGAGAATTCGGAAACTATTACAGAGGAGGTATTTGCTTCAGCATTCTTTGAGGAGTCAAGTTCTTGTGTGATGCAGCAATGCGCCGCCTCCCAATCGACAATCCCAACGTCACTACTGTCCGAGATCAGGCAGCCATATCGTGAGTTTCCAGTTGATCGAGCCGCGGCTACACAAGATGTTGAAGTCGCGAACTCGAAGCAGGTGATCAACGAGTCGATAGCCGAAGACATTGGGACGAGCCCAATTCTTTCGCTCATCAATGTTCCCAACAACGGCGTCGTTCTTAATGATGATGTTACTCTTGATATTTCGAGAAACGTTGTCATTCTTCACCCGAGATCAGTGATGCAAGTGTTCGTCCCTCCAGATCATCACATGGCGTCATGCCCACTGCCCGAGGATCAACATAATCCCTCATCCAAGTTCGGTGATGTTATTGAAGCTAAAGTGGGAGGTATGGTGgtctctattttatttgactcTGGGCAGCCTGCACAAATATATGCTTTTCTTGCTATCAAATctgctcaaatggatccacATTCTGTAGCAAACTCTACACCATCTTATGGTGATTATTATATGGAGTCACATCTGCAGAAGCAAGCTTTGCTTTGTGTTGTAGATCGGGATTTGTTCAGATTTAACCAGCCACTCACCTCTGATGGCCGTTCGATCCCGCCTCACAATGTTGTGACATGTTTGGACAGCAGCTGTAGTATTCTCTTATATTTGATGGGTTCCTATCACGGGGATAGCGAATGGAGTTGTGATACTCTTCGATTTGGTGGAGACGACGGAGCTCGCATATTTGACCCGGGAGTTTTCAAGGGGGTTGAAACCATCGTTACATATAGTGTTGTCGAATCTAGGGTGGGTGGATGCTTCTCATTGCGGTGTCACGGTGCTTGATGCGGAGAGGGTTGCTATGTTCCGGATATTATTGTACACCATGGTTGCGAATCAATCATTTGTCAAGATAAGAGTGTTTGACTTTGCTAAATTTGGTGAGGTATTTGCGGCTGTTGAGATGTTCAAGAAGTTGGCTTATAAGCAAGATGATGAAATGGTGGCAATTGTGCTTATCACAAAGGATGGATCAGAGTGGGCAGCTTTCACAACCCCTGCCACACACTCCGGCATTGCTATGAATATCCAAATCACGCCATTCATGTTCCTAATTCATGATCCACCTTGAGGGCAAGGTGGTTTTCAACGGCGGGAGAGTTGATAGGGCCCTCGATCTAGCAAATCTCGCCAAAGATCATCCTCAATATTCCTTTCTTGATTTTAGcatatatcttattttagttatttatctttagatattttgcatatctttTGTAATCTTTTATTCTAATTATGTTTCTTGATTAGCAAGACACATGttagggtttagaattctatataatagaattctatcgtattttcattcattgagaattaagaaataaaatacttcttttctcattcttgttccaaaaccctagaacTTCAATTAGGtgtgtttatcatattttccaATCAATCTATGTCGTACGCGTGCTCTTTTTGCATCGATAGAACCTCACGTTCTATCACTATCATAGCAAACGGGAACCAGTTACCTAGGATGATAATTACAAACTTTTAAAACgatataagttttaatataaaattgatagagtaaaatagataaaaggagtgaaaaatgagtaagAAAGAAGTTTCCTGAAATGGAaagagttttcatttttaggatACGAGAGGGAGCATATATTATAGGAGTATCTAAAACAGTATCTATGTgtaatacaaatatttttagaaaaatattgtttgaatttcgattttttttatgttttgagaTATTTCTGTGCAACCTcgattttttgttattattatagtttGGATATCAGGTTTCGGACTTTGGAGTATATttgtgcaattttttttttcttaagaTTGTTTTTGAAGTTCGGATTTCGAATAGTGTggttaaatttgattttaattttcactaaactctgatttttttttatttgatttagcggtgtgattaattgctaactttcttaagttgctaagttgctaactcatcaacacagtgtattaaaaatgttaacacaatgacattaaaatgtcaacacataattttattgaacttcaatataatgtgttgatattatgtgttgacattttaatgtcaccgtattgacatttttaatacattatattgatgaattagtaaagttagcaatataatgCACCATGTTTCATGATATAATACGTCTGCATGAACATCTCGAAACAGTCGAAAAGAAATAAAGGGTGAAAACGCGACTTCTTCAGATGACAACGCAACATCATCCAACACTGCGAAAACTGCCGCGTCACTTCCTAACCGCCATTTTTGTATGGATGCGCAATTGCTCAAGCTTTCTCACGCATTTCCGCTGCCAATCAAATGGATTCCTGCTACTTCCAAACCACTCCTTAATCTCCCTTCAATTCCCCAACCAAAACCCCCCTTTCCCCCGCCGTTTTCGAGAAATCTCACCGCGACGGCCGCCCGCCGCAGCGACGCCACTTTCGACGAGGCAGCCTACGAGGCGGAGCGGCTGCGCTTGGATGCCGCCGCCCGGGACTCCATGGCCGAGCAATCCGCAATCGAAGGCGACCCCAAGGCATGGAAGTGGGTTATCAGGAAACGGATTTGGGACTTGATGGAGGCCCGGAATATAGCTCAATTCCCCCGCCCCGTTCACCACCGCATCCCCAATTTCACCGGCGCCGCCGTTGCTGCTCAAAAAGTACTCAATTCAATTCTGATCCTAttgtaatttttctaaaaattgataaattatgaCTGATTTCTTCTTCTCGATTGTGGCAGTTGAGTGAATTGCAGGTGTTTAAAGAGGCGAAATGTGTGAAAGTTAATCCAGATACGCCCCAAAAACAAGTCCGATTCCTCACACTTAATGGTAGCTGTTGCTTAATTTTACAAATGAAGATGTGATGTTTCAAAAGCTTATAAGTTGCAGGAGCTTTTTCTAGCTATTATAAATTGTTTAAGAGCTTATTTTACTAATCCATTTTACTGTAGTAAGCAATGGATTAACCTATTCTATTTCTATCTGTCTAGGTTAATTCGGGAAAGTAAACGTTGCGTAGGCTTTATCTGTTGGCTTAGATAAGATTTTACGTTTTGATATAAGTATCGGCGTAGTCAGGCTTGCATTATGCACAAAACATTTATCGAGTTTGGATGGTTGTCGTGCTTACTATTTGTGTCTGCGGGCAGGTGGCAAAAAGCTTTTGACTCCACAGCCACGTCTGAGGACCGGATTCTTTTCTGTTCTTGAGTACTCAATGTTGAGTCCTGACACTATTAAGGAGGCATGCACATCTGTCGGAGTTGCCAAGTATGGCAAGCCGATAGGGCTGGAGGAAAAGATAAAAGTGGACTTAATCGTTGTTGGTTCTGTTGCTGTAGACCCAAAGACCGGGGCAAGACTTGGCAAGGGTGAGGTATAAGATGCTATCTTTTTTTGCATATGTTTCTGGAAATGGGCCGTACCCTTAAATGTTCCGTGGAATGATAGTCCTTAATCGATCCCTATACGTGATTTGTCTTGTTTGTAAACATTGGCTGCAGTTGGAGTTATGGTAATTATTTAATGCAGGGATTTGCTGAACTTGAATATGGTATGCTACGTTACATGGGTTCCATTGATGACTCGACACCAATTGTCACATCTGGTCTGTTCTCTGTGGCTTTTCCTTAAGTGTTCTCAAATCCAcacaacaattaattaatttttctcttgATATAGATTCAATAGATTGCTTCTATATCGTCTCTATGTTAATTACTTATCTTAGTTCACAGCCTTTCGAATTAATACAGTCATACGTAGATATGAATCCATTTATTCACTTTTGAGCAATAGGGACTAATGAACATTGTTACTGAGGTTCAACACTACATTGATATTCACAATCTTCCTCTTATAATAGTTTATACTTTTCCATTGTGAATGACTCAACGACCTTAATGTTTTTTCCG
This window contains:
- the LOC125203628 gene encoding 5-formyltetrahydrofolate cyclo-ligase-like protein COG0212 isoform X1, with translation MDAQLLKLSHAFPLPIKWIPATSKPLLNLPSIPQPKPPFPPPFSRNLTATAARRSDATFDEAAYEAERLRLDAAARDSMAEQSAIEGDPKAWKWVIRKRIWDLMEARNIAQFPRPVHHRIPNFTGAAVAAQKLSELQVFKEAKCVKVNPDTPQKQVRFLTLNGGKKLLTPQPRLRTGFFSVLEYSMLSPDTIKEACTSVGVAKYGKPIGLEEKIKVDLIVVGSVAVDPKTGARLGKGEGFAELEYGMLRYMGSIDDSTPIVTSVHDEQLVDDIPIDKLLVHDVPVDIICTPTRVIFTNTSIPKPQGIYWDKLSPEKLGQIKILRELKRKIERETGEKLPTGPSEKLPPTARRKR
- the LOC125203628 gene encoding 5-formyltetrahydrofolate cyclo-ligase-like protein COG0212 isoform X3, coding for MDAQLLKLSHAFPLPIKWIPATSKPLLNLPSIPQPKPPFPPPFSRNLTATAARRSDATFDEAAYEAERLRLDAAARDSMAEQSAIEGDPKAWKWVIRKRIWDLMEARNIAQFPRPVHHRIPNFTGAAVAAQKLSELQVFKEAKCVKVNPDTPQKQVRFLTLNGGKKLLTPQPRLRTGFFSVLEYSMLSPDTIKEACTSVGVAKYGKPIGLEEKIKVDLIVVGSVAVDPKTGARLGKGEGFAELEYGMLRYMGSIDDSTPIVTSVHDEQLVDDIPIDKLLVHDVPVDIICTPTRVIFTNTSIPKPQENDRISVARRNILGQIISRKAWSN
- the LOC125203628 gene encoding 5-formyltetrahydrofolate cyclo-ligase-like protein COG0212 isoform X2 — its product is MDAQLLKLSHAFPLPIKWIPATSKPLLNLPSIPQPKPPFPPPFSRNLTATAARRSDATFDEAAYEAERLRLDAAARDSMAEQSAIEGDPKAWKWVIRKRIWDLMEARNIAQFPRPVHHRIPNFTGAAVAAQKLSELQVFKEAKCVKVNPDTPQKQVRFLTLNGGKKLLTPQPRLRTGFFSVLEYSMLSPDTIKEACTSVGVAKYGKPIGLEEKIKVDLIVVGSVAVDPKTGARLGKGECTMSNWWMTYPSTNYWSMMYPSTSYALRHELSSPTPQFQNLKKTTGFLLLVGIYWDKLSPEKLGQIKILRELKRKIERETGEKLPTGPSEKLPPTARRKR
- the LOC125203628 gene encoding 5-formyltetrahydrofolate cyclo-ligase-like protein COG0212 isoform X4, whose protein sequence is MDAQLLKLSHAFPLPIKWIPATSKPLLNLPSIPQPKPPFPPPFSRNLTATAARRSDATFDEAAYEAERLRLDAAARDSMAEQSAIEGDPKAWKWVIRKRIWDLMEARNIAQFPRPVHHRIPNFTGAAVAAQKLSELQVFKEAKCVKVNPDTPQKQVRFLTLNGGKKLLTPQPRLRTGFFSVLEYSMLSPDTIKEACTSVGVAKYGKPIGLEEKIKVDLIVVGSVAVDPKTGARLGKGECTMSNWWMTYPSTNYWSMMYPSTSYALRHELSSPTPQFQNLKEYTGTNYLQKSLVKLKY